The nucleotide sequence CGGTGGTCATTCCAAATTCCGCTTCAATAACCGACATATTCGGCTCCCATGGCGACACGACCAAGTTAGCCGATTTGAATTAAATGGCCGGAACGGAGATCGATAAACTTTTATCGAATGGAAGATGCCGGGCGGATGGCGTATCCGGCCCGGCATTTGTTTTGGGATGATGACGCTTAGCGCGCTGCAACGGCGCTCGCGCTCTTGCGCAGCCCGATGAACTCGAGCTCCGCGAACACGCCGACGGCGATCGCCTGCATCACGATGAAGGCCTGTCCGAGCAGATTGGGCGAGACCCAGCCGCTTGCGAGTAGCAGGATGCTGTCGATGGTCCAGACCGCGTTGATGGCGATCACGGCCCATACGGCCACCTTCGACATCATCTCACGCGAGGCGAGGTAGCTGACGCCCAGAGCGAACGCCACCAGGATGAGGCCGGTGTTGCGCAGGAAGGCTTCCGGCAGGTTCAGCAGTGAAGCAAGGAAACCGGCGCCGAACACCAGCAGCAGCGCGGCGGCTCCGCTGAAGGCTGCATCGATCTGAAGAGCACGGCGAAGGAACAGGGATGGATTGATCATGATGGTTCTCCTTTGGGTTGGTCGGTGGTTGGACGATCAGGATTTGCGGCGGCGGGCGAGGGCCTGACGCAGCAGGGTGAACGGGCAGAGGGTTTTCACGGCGCGCCGCTCAGCGGCAGCGACATGCGCAAACACGAGCGCGCCGGTGTGGTGGAGCAGAGGCTCGGGCATGTTGAGTGAGCGCGCCGTCATCCGTGTCGCGAGCCGGAGCACCCAGTTGAAGGCGTCGGCGGGACGGCTGTCGGCGGCGGTTGGGCGGTCATGCGTGATCATCGGTCATCTCCTGTGGTGCAGAAGATGATCCGGCGGCGGGACCAAATCGATTACCTTGCAGGTAATGGAACGTGCGAAATCTGCATGGTAGCGTGGCGGTTCGCTAGTCCGCATCGCCCTCAAACCGGGATCCGTTTGCGGACTAGCGAACCAAAGCCACGCTACAAGTTATAATTTCCTAGTGTCCTTTCGAATCCGACGTTCGCTAAGAGGGCGCTGCAGGTGGGGCGAACGTCGGATTCGGGACACTAGGTTTCAGCCATGATGAACCCACAGTCTTCGGCGCGCCGCGCCGTCAAATCCGCCGCCAAGGCGAGACCCAACGCCTTCGGCGATCATTTGCGCGAATGGCGGCAGCGCCGCCATCTCAGCCAGCTCGACCTTGCGGGCGATGCCGAGATTTCCGCGCGGCATCTGAGTTTCGTTGAAACAGGCCGCGCCGCGCCATCGCGCGACATGGTGCTGCGCCTTGCCGAGCGGCTCGACGTGCCGCTGCGTGAGCGCAACGTGTTGCTGGTGGCGGCGGGTTTCGCGCCGGCATTTCCCAATCGCTCGCTCGACGATCCCGCGCTGGCGGCGGCACGTCAGGCGGTCGAAACCGTGTTGAAGGCGCACGAGCCTTATCCGGCGCTGGCGGTGGACCGGCACTGGAATCTGGTGTCGGCCAACGCCATGATCGCGCCGTTCCTCGCGGGCGTCGCGCCGTCATTGCTGGCGGCGCCCATCAACGTGATGCGCCTGAGTTTTCATCCGCAGGGGATCGCGCCGCTCACCGTCAATCTGGCCGAGTGGTGCGCACATCTGCTGGAGCGCCTGCATCGCCAGTGCGAGGCAACCGCCGATCCCATTCTGATTGCACTCTACGATGAGCTGAAAACCTATCCGATTCCGGCACGAAAGACGCCGCATCTCGTCGGCGCGGAGAACAGTCTTGCGGTTCCGTTCCAGATGCGGATGGGCGACGATGTGCTGAGCTTCATTTCGACCACGATGGTGTTCGGCACGCCGCTCGATGTCACGCTGTCGGAACTGGCGCTGGAGACGTTCTTTCCGGCGGACGACAAGACCACTGCGTTCATGAGGGCAATGCAGCCGCGGTGATTGCGTGTCCTCCGGTTCATCGCCTACAAGCGGGAACAACGCTTTGGACCGATGGACAATGATCGCCCCCGCAGTCGCCGTTGAAACCTACATTCTCGCCAAGGACGGCAACCGGCCGTTCCTGATGCGGCGTGCGTTCGCCACGAACGCCGAACTTGAAATGGTGGTGAAGACCGACGCCATTTCGTTTCCAGCCACGGCGAAGGGCGTGAAGGCCATCGCGGACGTTCTGGTTCATCGTTTCGGCATCGACTACGAAAACGTCTGCACGGTTTGCCTCTCGCGCCCTTCGGATGCTGACCGCCGGCACTTTGCGTGTCACTGGCTCGTCGGAATGTCCGCCAAGAGCGACGGCCAGGTCCGGGTCGGCTGCGGGCGCTACGACTGGCATTTCGGTTCGGACGGTCTGGTGGAAAAGCTCGTTATCACCATCGATGTGATGAACATGTTTCCCACTACTGAACTCGCGGCGACAATGAACTGGCTGTCCGGCCTGCCATATCCCTGGTGCACACCCGGCGAGGTTCTCGAAGGTATGCCGAAGGCAGAAGGATTCGCCGCGATTGAAGCTTATGTGAAGCAGGCTCGGATCTCGCCGGAGCGATAACGGCCGGTTACGCTCTTGCCTCATGGCTCCGTCGGCTTATCTTCCGGGTTCATTCTCGCGAGGACATCCGATGGACACCCTGAAGCCGCTGCAGATCGATATCGTCTCCGACGTTGTGTGCCCGTGGTGCTACATTGGCAAGAAGCGCATCGAGGATGCGCTGGCGCTGGCAAGCGATGTCCCCGTGCATGTGAACTGGCGGCCATTCTTCCTCAATCCGTGGGTGCCGCGCGAAGGCATTTCGCGCGACGAATATCTGACCGCGAAGTTCGGCTCGCCGGAAGCCTACAAGGGCATCGCAGGCCGTGTCGTGCAGGCGGCGGCGGAAGAGGGGCTTGAGTACAATTCCGATCGTGTGAAGCGTCAGCCCAACACCATGGATTGTCATCGCCTGATCCATTGGGCCGAGGCCTGGCAGGCAACTTTAGGCAGCCTGCCCAAAAACGGTGGCAAGGCTGCGCAGATGAAGCAGAAGCTCATGGAGCTGTATTTCCGCGACGGCGGCGATCTCACCAGCACGGACGTTCTGGTGCAGGCCGCGGCCGACATCGGCATGGATGCGGACAGCGTGCGCAAGCGCCTTGCCACCGACGAGGATGTGGATCTGATTTCAGGTCATGCGCAGGAGGCGTCCGAAAAGGGCATCTCCGGCGTGCCGACGTTCGTCTTTGCCGGTAAGTATGCCGTCTCCGGCGCGCAACCGGCGGACCAGCTCGCCCGCGCGATTCGGCAAATCTCGGCGGAGATCAATCAGGCAGCGTGAATTTAGCGTCAGCCGTCATTGCGAGCGAAGCGAAGCAATCCAGAGCAACAAAAAGAACTGGATTGCTTCGTCGCAAGTGCTCCTCGCAATGACGCCGGGTGTTATTGGCGACGCCATGGTTTTCACGCACTCGCCGCAGCCGGCGTCGGTAGCCGCGCTGGAAGGCAGGCCACCGCAACGAAGATGACAGCCGCCGCGCTTGCCATCAGGCGAAACAGCGTGTCGAAGCCGTAGTTGCCGTAGACGAACGAAATCATCGGCAGCGCCAGCGCGAGCACCGTGAAGCTGACGACATAGCGCACGCCATAGATGCGCGCGCGGGCTTCGCCGCTCGCCATCTTGCCGATCATGAAATCGTTGATCGGAATTTGCCCGAACGCGCCGAGCATGAAGCCAAACGCCGCCGCCAGCGCCCAGGCGTCGCGCAGGCCGGGCATTAGCGCAAAGAAAACGATCTGGATCGCGGCGACGATCAGAAACACAGTACGGGGCCCGAGCTTGTCGAGCAGGCTGCCGACGACAAGCTGCGCCAGCGAGGCGACCGCGAAGACGATGAAGGTGAATGCGCCGACCATGGTCGCGATGTCGCCCTTGGCGGCTGTGACGCCGCTTGCCGACAACCATTGCGTCATCTCGGTCGCGATGCCTTGCAGCCGCTCGTCGAAGATTTTCGGCAACGCGAAGGTCGTCGACTGGAACACGAGGCTGGAGACCGCCGTAGTGAGAAACACGATCGCGGAAATCCGCAGGATCAGCGCTTTCATGTCGGCAGAATGTGCCGGAGCGGCAGCAGCGGGTGCCGGCGCTTTCTGATGCGCGGTCGAGACTTCGCTCCATTGATGGACGGTGTAAAGCACGCCGATAATGATGGAGAAGACGCCCGGCACCACGAAGGCCATGCGCCAGCCGCCGTTGTCGATGAAGTAACCGGTGATCAGCGCCGCGCTGGCGACGCCGAGATTGCCCCAGACGCCGTTCACGGCGAGACGCATGCCGGTGTTCTTCCAGCGTTGCGTCACGATGGCGAGGCCGACAGGATGATAGATCGCGGCGAACACGCCCACCACAAACAGACCGATGCCGACCTGCAGCGGCGTCTGCGCGAATGCGGTCGCGATCGACGAGGCGCCAATGCCGACGAAGAATACCGCTATCATGCCCTCGCGGCTCCATTTGTCGGCGAGCCATCCGGCGGGCAGCGCGAACAGGCCGAAGGCGAAGAAGCCCGGCGTCGCGTATGTCAGGAGTTCGCTGTAGCTCAGTCCCCATTCGCGCGAGAGCGCGAGCGCTGCCACCGTCGCGAAGATCAGCGTGAACAGGTGGTCCAGATAGTGGCCGATGTTCAGGAACAGGAAGTGGATGCGGTCGCGCGTCATGGCAGGCCTTGTTTAGGCATGATCTGGTCCGAAAACCGGTACCACCCACGGATCAAGTCCGGGGGCAGGCTTTTCGGGATCATGCCTTCGATTCTGCCTCCAAAAGTACCCTTGGCACGATGGCGCTGTCATGCCAAAAATCGTTTAAAATCTGCCATTTCTCTAAAGCGCATGATCTTTACGGAAAACCGGTTTCCACTTTTCCGGATCATGCGCGGGTTACCGGTCATGACTCCGCGTCCACGCCGCAGCACCGATGCCAACGACTATCAGTTTGTGCCGCGTCCGCTTGCGGCGATGTCGAAGAGCTTCAGGGACGGTTTCGAGATCGAGCCGCACCATCACGCGCGCGACCAGCTCGTCTATGCTGTGACCGGCGTGATGCGGGTCCGCACTGCGACCGAGGCGTGGATCGTGCCGCCGGATCGCGCGGTCTATCTTCCAGCGCGCACAGAGCATTCCATCAGCATTCACGGTCAGGTGGAGATGCGCACGCTCTACATCGCGCGCGATGCCCATGACGACCTTCCATCCGCGCCGACCGTGCTGGAAGTCTCAGGCTTGTTGCGCGAACTGGTGCTGGCGATGATCGAGGAGCCGGTGATCTACGACGAGCAGGGACGCGCGGGGGCGGTGGCGTTTCTGATCCTGGCGGAAATTGCCAGCGCGCGGCGATTGTCGCTGGTGATCCCGATGCCGCGCGATCCACGCCTGCTGCGGGTCTGCAACGCACTGCTGGCCGATCCGGCAAGCCGTCTCACGCTGGATAGCTGGGTCGATACGGCGGGCGCGTCGGCGCGGACGCTGGCGCGGCTGTTCGAGGCTGAACTGGGATTGAGCTTCGCGGCATGGCGGCAGCGCGTGCGCTTCCACAACGCGCTGGAAGCTATCGTCGCGGGCGAGCCGATCTCGCGCGTCGCAGAGCGCAACGGCTATCGCAGTTCAAGCGCGTTCTCGGCTGCGTTCCGCAAGGCGATGGGCCAGCCGCCCAGTTCGTTAAGGAGTGAGGGAGGGGCGTGAGCGGTTAGCTCACGCCTTCTTCAGATAGTAGTTCGCATTCTTGCCGAGGGCGATGCGGCGGATGATCCGGCGCATGGTCTCCGATCCGCGCAGCGGTTCGATGATCGCGGCGGCGGCGCGGTAGACGGCGAGCTTTGTGCTGTCCAGCGCGGGCCTTGCGCCCGGAGCGGCCTGCGGCAAGCCGATGCCGCGCAGCATCGAGTTGAAGCGATGCAGGTCGTTCAGCCGGCGCACTTCCTCGGTTTTCCAGGTGATCGCCATCGAGATCGAATGCGATCCCGCTGTCTTCACCCAGTGCGGCCACTGATAAGGAATGTAGCAGCCGTCGCCGGCGTCGAGATTGAACTCGATCCCGCGCGGCCGGAAGCTCTCGTGGAAGGGCACGTTGCGGTGCTTGACGGTGGAATGCTCGACCTGCGCGTCGTCGGCGATCTTGCCGTCGCGGTTGTCGTAGACGGCGAAGATCTTCTCGCCGCAGATCTGCACGAAGAAATTGTCTTCGGCATCCATGTGGAACGGCGTGGTCGAGTTTGGCGACGACACGAACAGGAAGCCTTCGATCTGCGAGAAGCCGGCATCCTCGATGCTCTTGAAGCCGCGTGCACGGGCCACCGACGTCAGCGCGTCTTCGAGCAGTTGGCGATACTCCGGGGATTTCTCCACGCGCTTGAGCACCATCCATGCGCCCGCGGTCTGAATGCGGTTGACGACCTCGACCGGATCGAGATCGACGCTCTTCACCTTGTCCGGGTCCTGGCTGACGGAGGCGTCGCCGGAATTGTATTCGATCAGGTCGCGCGGCATGTCCGAGGCAAGCTGTGCGATGCGCGACAGCGTCAGCAGCGGATGGCCCGCGAGCTTGTGGCGGATCGCGAACGGCTTCAGCGGAAAATCGCGCTTCAGCGATTCATTGTCGGCGGTGATGACCGGCGAAATGCTTGAGGCGACGTTCATGAGCGTGTCTCCCGGAGTTTTCTGATGGTGTGAACAAGGCGGCGCGCCGGCTCGCGAACGAGCGTGCGCAAGGCGAGGCCGAGCCGGATGGCCGGCACGAATGGATCGCGGCGATTGAGCGGGATCAGCACGTCGCCGATGACAAGGCGCCCGCGCCAGATCGGATCGATCATGGGATGACCCGGGATCGCGGTGGAATCGACCATCGTGATTGTGTCATCGGCGCACATGTGGCGCGTCAGCTCCAGCGTCAACTGAACCCCGGGCGACCATTTGGCGAAGTTTTCGTCGACACCGAGCTTGAAATAGAAGGCGCGGTCGAGGTGCCGGAGCACGATGCCGGAGGCGACCGGCGTTTCGCCGGCATGCAGCGTCACGATTTCGCAGTTGCCGCGCGCCGCGGCATCAAACACCGCGCGGCGAACGAAAGCGGCGTCGCCGTCGTGCTGCGCCAGCGCCGTGCCGCGCTTGGCCTTCCAGCCGCTGGCTTCGAGGGTGAGGAAAATTCCAAGGTCGCGTTTGATTTCGCTCGGCGCGGTCGCGATCGTGAAGATCACGTCGCCATGTTCGGCGAGCCGGTTGCGCTGGCGGCGAAGCTCTTTCAGCTTTTTCGGCCCGAGCGCGTCGCGGAGCAGATCGTCGGCGTCGCGTGTTGCGTCGAGGCTGGCGCGCGCATGGCTTTGCAGGATGCGCGGCTTCAGCCCGCGGTACGCGAGTGCGCGGGTCAACGATGCCATCGCCGCGCCTTCGAGCGGGATGTCACGCAGGATCAGCGCATGCGCCCCGGCGTTGCGTGCCTGTTGCATCAGTTCAGCGGCGGCCTCGTCGGCCTGGTCGCGATCGAGCAATGGCGTGGCGAGTGTGCCGTAAGGATCG is from Afipia massiliensis and encodes:
- a CDS encoding helix-turn-helix domain-containing protein, yielding MMNPQSSARRAVKSAAKARPNAFGDHLREWRQRRHLSQLDLAGDAEISARHLSFVETGRAAPSRDMVLRLAERLDVPLRERNVLLVAAGFAPAFPNRSLDDPALAAARQAVETVLKAHEPYPALAVDRHWNLVSANAMIAPFLAGVAPSLLAAPINVMRLSFHPQGIAPLTVNLAEWCAHLLERLHRQCEATADPILIALYDELKTYPIPARKTPHLVGAENSLAVPFQMRMGDDVLSFISTTMVFGTPLDVTLSELALETFFPADDKTTAFMRAMQPR
- a CDS encoding DsbA family oxidoreductase; translation: MDTLKPLQIDIVSDVVCPWCYIGKKRIEDALALASDVPVHVNWRPFFLNPWVPREGISRDEYLTAKFGSPEAYKGIAGRVVQAAAEEGLEYNSDRVKRQPNTMDCHRLIHWAEAWQATLGSLPKNGGKAAQMKQKLMELYFRDGGDLTSTDVLVQAAADIGMDADSVRKRLATDEDVDLISGHAQEASEKGISGVPTFVFAGKYAVSGAQPADQLARAIRQISAEINQAA
- a CDS encoding MFS transporter, with the translated sequence MTRDRIHFLFLNIGHYLDHLFTLIFATVAALALSREWGLSYSELLTYATPGFFAFGLFALPAGWLADKWSREGMIAVFFVGIGASSIATAFAQTPLQVGIGLFVVGVFAAIYHPVGLAIVTQRWKNTGMRLAVNGVWGNLGVASAALITGYFIDNGGWRMAFVVPGVFSIIIGVLYTVHQWSEVSTAHQKAPAPAAAAPAHSADMKALILRISAIVFLTTAVSSLVFQSTTFALPKIFDERLQGIATEMTQWLSASGVTAAKGDIATMVGAFTFIVFAVASLAQLVVGSLLDKLGPRTVFLIVAAIQIVFFALMPGLRDAWALAAAFGFMLGAFGQIPINDFMIGKMASGEARARIYGVRYVVSFTVLALALPMISFVYGNYGFDTLFRLMASAAAVIFVAVACLPARLPTPAAASA
- a CDS encoding AraC family transcriptional regulator, translated to MTPRPRRSTDANDYQFVPRPLAAMSKSFRDGFEIEPHHHARDQLVYAVTGVMRVRTATEAWIVPPDRAVYLPARTEHSISIHGQVEMRTLYIARDAHDDLPSAPTVLEVSGLLRELVLAMIEEPVIYDEQGRAGAVAFLILAEIASARRLSLVIPMPRDPRLLRVCNALLADPASRLTLDSWVDTAGASARTLARLFEAELGLSFAAWRQRVRFHNALEAIVAGEPISRVAERNGYRSSSAFSAAFRKAMGQPPSSLRSEGGA
- a CDS encoding cupin-like domain-containing protein — protein: MNVASSISPVITADNESLKRDFPLKPFAIRHKLAGHPLLTLSRIAQLASDMPRDLIEYNSGDASVSQDPDKVKSVDLDPVEVVNRIQTAGAWMVLKRVEKSPEYRQLLEDALTSVARARGFKSIEDAGFSQIEGFLFVSSPNSTTPFHMDAEDNFFVQICGEKIFAVYDNRDGKIADDAQVEHSTVKHRNVPFHESFRPRGIEFNLDAGDGCYIPYQWPHWVKTAGSHSISMAITWKTEEVRRLNDLHRFNSMLRGIGLPQAAPGARPALDSTKLAVYRAAAAIIEPLRGSETMRRIIRRIALGKNANYYLKKA
- a CDS encoding GNAT family N-acetyltransferase, which gives rise to MVEIADATQAAARREVSFARERTSDRSAAESTAALAPLDMVSTERWRRLSDNAVEPNGYYLPEWKLAVNASAQGRTNVRALTATTANNDSPRLIGLLPVISAWRAYGLPLPALVSADPYGTLATPLLDRDQADEAAAELMQQARNAGAHALILRDIPLEGAAMASLTRALAYRGLKPRILQSHARASLDATRDADDLLRDALGPKKLKELRRQRNRLAEHGDVIFTIATAPSEIKRDLGIFLTLEASGWKAKRGTALAQHDGDAAFVRRAVFDAAARGNCEIVTLHAGETPVASGIVLRHLDRAFYFKLGVDENFAKWSPGVQLTLELTRHMCADDTITMVDSTAIPGHPMIDPIWRGRLVIGDVLIPLNRRDPFVPAIRLGLALRTLVREPARRLVHTIRKLRETRS